One segment of Niabella beijingensis DNA contains the following:
- the ruvB gene encoding Holliday junction branch migration DNA helicase RuvB, translating into MSNPNLNKEKQGLSALDNDFENTIRPGQIKDFSGQPQLVENLIIFIRAAKMRGEALDHILFHGPPGLGKTTLSRIVANELGVNIKETSGPVIEKPGDLAGLLTSLEPNDVLFIDEIHRLSTVVEEYLYAAMEDYRLDILLDSGPNARSIQLSLNPFTLVGATTRSGLLTAPLLSRFAIKARLEYYNAVTLQKILLRSAQILGVEISKEAAAEIAGRSRATPRIANGLLRRVRDFAQVLNDGIIDIGITRHALKALNVDEYGLDEMDNRILLAIIEKFKGGPVGITTIATAVGEEPGTIEEVYEPFLIQEGFLQRTPRGREVTHKAYEHLGKKPGSRGAVNLELGL; encoded by the coding sequence ATGAGCAATCCCAATTTAAATAAAGAAAAACAGGGCCTCAGTGCGTTGGATAATGATTTTGAGAATACCATTCGTCCGGGCCAGATAAAGGATTTTTCCGGCCAGCCGCAGCTGGTGGAAAACCTGATCATTTTTATCAGGGCGGCAAAAATGAGAGGAGAGGCACTGGATCATATTCTTTTTCACGGACCTCCGGGTCTTGGAAAAACCACCTTGTCGCGGATCGTTGCCAATGAGCTGGGTGTGAATATAAAAGAGACCAGCGGACCGGTGATCGAAAAGCCGGGCGACCTGGCGGGGTTGCTGACATCACTGGAGCCCAATGATGTATTGTTTATTGATGAGATCCACCGGCTGAGTACGGTGGTGGAAGAATACCTCTATGCTGCCATGGAAGATTACCGGCTGGATATTCTGCTGGACAGCGGTCCCAATGCCCGGAGCATACAACTTTCGTTGAATCCTTTTACCCTGGTTGGCGCTACCACCCGAAGCGGGCTGCTCACCGCTCCGTTGTTATCGCGGTTTGCAATAAAGGCCCGGCTGGAATATTATAATGCCGTTACGCTTCAGAAAATTTTGCTGCGCTCTGCCCAGATACTGGGTGTGGAAATTTCAAAGGAGGCCGCGGCTGAAATAGCCGGCCGGAGCCGTGCTACCCCCCGGATCGCCAACGGCCTGTTGAGAAGGGTAAGGGATTTTGCACAGGTGCTCAACGACGGGATTATTGATATCGGCATCACCCGGCATGCATTAAAGGCGCTGAATGTGGATGAATACGGACTGGATGAAATGGATAACCGGATCCTGCTGGCCATTATTGAAAAATTCAAGGGAGGACCTGTAGGCATTACCACGATTGCCACTGCCGTAGGTGAAGAGCCCGGTACCATTGAAGAAGTGTATGAACCTTTTTTAATACAGGAAGGCTTTCTGCAACGGACGCCCCGGGGGCGCGAGGTAACGCATAAAGCATATGAGCACCTGGGAAAGAAGCCGGGAAGCCGCGGTGCGGTGAACCTGGAGCTGGGGCTCTAG
- a CDS encoding radical SAM protein: protein MKTCTNNGSSIKAASFRTIQLHPTRRCNLCCRHCYSSSSPHLKDTIDLDALKRFLKYAYGQGFNNLSLSGGEPLLYRDLEPLLRYSKELGYKNSMATNGMLLRSEKNKNILQYLDLVAVSIDGQPPLHDYIRGQEGAFEKMMSGVAVLQQLQKPFGFIHTVTPESWKDLVWLGSFAFEAGAKLLQLHPLEMYGRAQQELAHFAGDDLNLHRTFILASYLSSKYQNKMIIQADLLHRDYLETFPQIVNGFARSCSNKNRLADVMDTIVIDETGNIVPFAYGFNPHFAIGNIGSFDTALFENYMRKNGPGLECLLEQTLAGVFMNKEKDVINWNEVWVYQSKSTARGNTCLPDKCTA from the coding sequence ATGAAAACCTGTACCAACAACGGGAGCAGCATCAAAGCCGCTTCCTTCCGAACCATTCAGCTGCATCCCACCCGGAGATGCAACCTGTGCTGCCGGCATTGCTATTCAAGCTCCTCACCTCATTTGAAGGACACCATAGACCTCGATGCACTGAAGCGGTTCCTGAAATATGCGTATGGGCAGGGATTCAACAACCTTTCTCTTTCAGGTGGAGAACCGCTCCTGTACAGGGACCTGGAGCCCCTGCTTCGCTATTCAAAAGAGCTGGGCTATAAAAACAGTATGGCCACCAACGGCATGCTGCTGCGATCGGAAAAGAACAAAAACATACTCCAGTATCTCGACCTTGTCGCTGTGAGTATCGACGGGCAGCCTCCGTTACATGATTACATCAGAGGGCAGGAAGGTGCTTTTGAAAAAATGATGTCCGGCGTAGCCGTGCTGCAACAACTGCAAAAACCATTCGGGTTCATTCATACGGTTACCCCTGAAAGCTGGAAAGATCTTGTATGGCTCGGTTCATTTGCCTTTGAGGCCGGCGCCAAATTACTGCAACTGCATCCGCTGGAAATGTACGGGCGGGCCCAACAGGAGCTGGCACATTTTGCCGGTGACGACCTTAACCTGCACCGCACCTTTATCCTCGCCAGTTACCTGAGCAGCAAGTATCAGAACAAAATGATCATCCAGGCCGACCTGCTGCACCGGGATTATCTTGAAACATTCCCCCAGATCGTAAACGGTTTTGCAAGATCCTGTAGTAATAAGAACCGCCTTGCAGACGTCATGGACACGATCGTAATTGATGAAACCGGTAATATTGTCCCGTTTGCATACGGCTTTAACCCGCATTTTGCAATCGGCAATATCGGATCGTTTGACACCGCTCTTTTTGAGAACTACATGCGGAAAAATGGTCCCGGACTTGAATGCCTGCTGGAGCAGACACTGGCCGGGGTTTTTATGAACAAAGAAAAAGATGTGATCAACTGGAACGAAGTATGGGTTTACCAAAGTAAAAGCACAGCTCGTGGCAATACCTGTTTGCCGGATAAGTGCACTGCGTAA
- a CDS encoding response regulator transcription factor — METKKPRILLCEDDPNLGNVLKNYLELNDYDVTLERDGRLGLAAFQREKFDLCLLDVMMPHMDGFTLAEEVRNVDPDIPLFFLSAKTMKEDIIQGYKLGADDYITKPFDSEVLLLKIKAILKRNEELNKETENKEYQLSSYHFNPKLRQLIHNENTQTLSPKENELLKMLAEHLNDLLPREQALKKIWGSDTYFNGRSMDVYIAKLRKYLKDDEKIEIVNIHGNGFRLVVQD; from the coding sequence ATGGAAACAAAAAAACCCAGAATATTATTGTGCGAAGACGATCCGAACCTAGGCAATGTGCTGAAAAATTATCTGGAACTGAATGATTATGATGTGACCCTGGAACGTGATGGCCGGTTGGGCCTGGCTGCTTTTCAGCGTGAAAAATTTGATCTTTGCCTGCTGGATGTAATGATGCCGCACATGGATGGGTTTACACTTGCTGAAGAAGTACGCAATGTAGACCCGGATATTCCCCTGTTTTTCCTGAGTGCCAAAACCATGAAGGAAGATATCATACAGGGTTATAAACTGGGCGCAGATGATTATATCACCAAACCTTTTGACAGTGAAGTGTTGCTTTTAAAGATCAAGGCCATCCTTAAAAGAAACGAAGAGCTGAATAAAGAAACGGAGAATAAGGAATACCAGCTGTCCAGTTATCATTTCAATCCCAAGCTGCGTCAGCTCATTCATAATGAAAATACGCAAACGCTTTCCCCCAAGGAGAACGAATTGCTGAAAATGCTGGCGGAACATCTGAATGACCTGCTGCCCCGTGAGCAGGCGTTAAAGAAGATCTGGGGCAGTGATACATATTTTAATGGCAGAAGTATGGATGTGTATATTGCCAAGCTGCGCAAGTACCTGAAAGATGATGAAAAAATTGAGATCGTGAACATCCACGGAAACGGATTCCGCCTGGTAGTGCAGGATTAA
- a CDS encoding cysteine desulfurase family protein gives MRGLPIYLDNCATTACDPRVMEAMLPYFTQHYGNASSRGHAFGWKAQAAVEEAQQQVAALIGAEPGEIIFTSGATESCNLALRGISTLYAGKGNHMITVKTEHKAVLDTCRVLEKGGMEITYLDVGTDGQPDLTALRNAIRPSTILIAVMWANNETGVIMPVNEIGAIAKEHGVLFFSDATQAAGKIPVNVRDAGTGLLALSAHKLYGPKGAGALYIRRKDPRVKVAAQITGGGQQHNVRSGSLNVPGIVGLGRAAALCMDQLPEEQERLLSFRNTLEHALLQLPGTTVNGQASARLPQVSNISFSYLNSSQILSVLNKQIAVSSGSACTSGSLDPSYVLKAMQLPDELAKAAIRFSPGRYTTAEEINDTIGLVTGTISELRKSSPAWQLRD, from the coding sequence ATGCGCGGGCTACCGATATATCTGGATAATTGTGCCACCACGGCCTGCGACCCCCGGGTGATGGAAGCAATGCTGCCCTACTTTACACAACATTACGGCAATGCGTCCAGCAGGGGCCATGCTTTTGGCTGGAAGGCGCAGGCCGCTGTTGAAGAGGCCCAACAGCAGGTGGCGGCATTGATCGGTGCCGAACCCGGTGAGATCATTTTTACATCCGGCGCCACCGAAAGCTGTAACCTGGCATTGAGGGGCATCAGCACATTGTATGCAGGGAAGGGCAATCATATGATTACAGTAAAGACAGAACATAAGGCCGTACTGGATACCTGCCGCGTACTGGAGAAGGGTGGCATGGAAATAACCTACCTGGATGTAGGTACAGACGGGCAACCGGACCTCACAGCATTAAGGAATGCCATCCGCCCATCTACGATTCTCATTGCAGTGATGTGGGCCAATAATGAGACCGGTGTGATCATGCCCGTAAATGAGATCGGCGCCATTGCAAAAGAGCATGGAGTACTTTTCTTCTCCGATGCCACACAGGCGGCAGGAAAGATACCGGTAAATGTCCGCGATGCCGGAACGGGACTGCTGGCATTAAGCGCACATAAATTGTACGGCCCCAAAGGTGCCGGGGCCTTATACATCCGCCGGAAAGACCCGCGGGTAAAAGTTGCCGCGCAGATCACCGGCGGCGGCCAGCAGCATAATGTACGCAGCGGGTCATTGAATGTACCGGGCATTGTGGGCCTGGGCAGGGCCGCAGCCCTTTGTATGGACCAACTGCCTGAGGAACAGGAGCGGTTGCTGTCATTCAGGAATACGCTGGAACATGCATTACTACAGCTCCCCGGCACAACCGTAAACGGACAGGCATCCGCCCGCCTGCCACAGGTATCCAATATATCATTCAGTTATCTCAACAGCAGCCAGATATTATCCGTGCTGAATAAGCAGATCGCGGTATCCTCCGGATCTGCCTGCACCTCCGGATCACTGGATCCCTCCTATGTTTTAAAAGCGATGCAGCTGCCGGATGAGCTGGCAAAAGCCGCGATCCGGTTCAGTCCCGGCCGTTATACCACGGCAGAAGAAATCAATGACACGATCGGATTGGTGACCGGTACGATCTCCGAATTGCGAAAGAGCAGCCCGGCCTGGCAGCTACGGGACTGA
- a CDS encoding S10 family peptidase encodes MNKFIFCCLVVMLGPVISYGQPSKTATPKAEKPAEERKNASADLSFNPDAAVTTDHTVTIKGQKVAYKAIAGTLPVWDEDGKTIAGLFYTYYERTDAGKAGRPLVISFNGGPGSASVWMHIGYTGPVLLNIDEEGYPVQPYGYKENPYSILDVADIVYVDPVNTGYSRIVGKEVPKTKFFGVNADIKYLGDWINTFVTRYERWGSPKYLIGESYGTTRVSGLALELQQAHWMYLNGVILVSPTTLGIERGTATDAALRLPYFAATAWYHKKLAANFLQKDLEAFLPEVEDFTMNQLLPALNKGSLLDEGTKKSIAEKMAAYSGLSQQVILQNNLDIAPNLFWKELLRNEGFTVGRLDSRYKGIDKRDGGERPDFNAELTAWLHAFTPPINMYLRNDLNYKTDYPYNVFGPVYPWDNNNDRTGENLRSAMSINPYLHLLVQSGYYDGACDYFNAKYNLWQMDPSGKLKDRIQWAGFRSGHMMYLRKDDLKTSTEQIRTFIKASIPSRAAKY; translated from the coding sequence ATGAATAAATTTATTTTTTGCTGCCTGGTTGTAATGCTGGGTCCCGTTATCAGCTACGGGCAGCCCTCTAAAACCGCCACACCTAAAGCTGAAAAACCAGCTGAAGAGCGGAAAAATGCTTCTGCGGACCTGAGCTTTAACCCGGATGCTGCGGTAACCACCGATCATACAGTTACCATTAAAGGACAAAAAGTGGCCTATAAAGCCATTGCAGGCACGCTGCCGGTATGGGATGAAGACGGGAAAACGATTGCGGGTCTTTTTTATACCTATTATGAACGTACCGATGCCGGTAAGGCGGGCCGTCCGCTGGTTATTTCATTCAACGGCGGACCGGGTTCTGCTTCGGTATGGATGCATATCGGTTATACGGGGCCGGTGCTGCTGAACATTGATGAAGAGGGCTACCCGGTGCAGCCTTACGGCTATAAAGAGAACCCTTATTCGATCCTGGATGTAGCAGATATCGTATATGTGGATCCTGTGAATACGGGCTACTCACGGATCGTGGGAAAAGAAGTGCCCAAGACAAAATTCTTTGGTGTGAATGCGGATATCAAATACCTGGGCGACTGGATCAATACATTCGTAACGCGTTATGAACGCTGGGGCTCTCCCAAGTACCTGATCGGGGAGAGCTACGGCACCACCCGGGTTTCCGGTCTGGCGCTGGAACTGCAACAGGCACACTGGATGTACCTGAACGGGGTGATCCTGGTATCGCCGACCACACTTGGTATTGAACGGGGAACCGCAACAGATGCCGCATTGCGCCTGCCTTATTTTGCAGCTACGGCCTGGTATCATAAAAAACTGGCGGCGAATTTCCTGCAAAAAGATCTGGAAGCGTTTCTGCCGGAGGTGGAGGACTTTACCATGAACCAGTTGCTGCCGGCATTGAATAAGGGCAGTCTGCTGGATGAGGGCACCAAAAAATCCATAGCGGAAAAAATGGCGGCCTACTCCGGACTCTCACAGCAGGTGATCCTGCAGAACAACCTGGATATTGCCCCCAACCTGTTCTGGAAGGAGCTGCTGCGCAATGAAGGATTCACCGTGGGCCGGCTGGATTCGCGCTACAAGGGTATTGATAAACGGGACGGCGGGGAACGGCCGGATTTTAATGCCGAGCTTACTGCCTGGCTGCATGCCTTTACACCACCCATAAATATGTACCTGCGGAACGACCTGAATTATAAGACGGATTACCCGTACAATGTTTTCGGACCCGTCTATCCCTGGGATAATAACAATGACCGTACGGGTGAAAACCTGAGAAGTGCCATGTCCATCAATCCGTATCTGCACCTCCTGGTACAATCCGGCTACTATGACGGGGCCTGTGATTATTTTAATGCTAAATACAACCTGTGGCAAATGGACCCTTCGGGTAAATTAAAGGACCGTATCCAGTGGGCGGGTTTCCGCAGCGGGCACATGATGTACCTGCGCAAAGATGATCTGAAAACAAGTACCGAGCAGATCAGGACATTTATCAAAGCGTCTATTCCCAGCAGGGCGGCAAAATATTAA
- a CDS encoding helicase HerA-like domain-containing protein yields MADAAQFLQSVKDGYTFKGESYKIGRAIFNGEVVPDADVNIPFKTLNRHGLIAGATGTGKTKTLQVLAEGFSDASIPVLLMDIKGDLSGIGAAGVANDKITERCQKLAIEFKPEAYPIEFLTLSQEKGTRLRATVTEFGPVLFSKILELNDTQGGFVAMIFKYCDDNKLPLLDLKDFIKVLQYVSDEGKAELEKTYGKISTTSTGTILRKVIELQQQGADLFFGERSFDVEDLMRVSDDGRGMISVVRVTDLQDRPKLFSTFMLQLLAELYATLPEVGDPDKPKLVLFIDEAHLIFNEASSALLNQLETIVKLIRSKGVGVFFCTQNPMDVPASILAQLGLKVQHALRAFTAADRKVIKQTAENYPLSTFYKTDELLTQVGIGEALVTMLNEKGVPTPLVHCMVRAPQSRMDVLTDAEIDSITAKSKIASHYNEVIDNESAYEILTQKLNEAAEKGAAAAEENTTKRRAAEEKGFFDNPIVKSVARTAGNTIVRSLLGAIGLGGRKKKFF; encoded by the coding sequence ATGGCAGACGCAGCACAATTTCTTCAATCCGTAAAAGACGGGTATACTTTTAAAGGAGAAAGCTATAAAATAGGCCGGGCCATTTTTAACGGAGAAGTGGTACCGGACGCGGATGTGAACATCCCTTTTAAAACACTGAACCGTCATGGCCTGATCGCCGGTGCTACCGGAACAGGAAAAACAAAAACATTGCAGGTGCTGGCCGAAGGCTTCAGCGATGCCAGCATTCCTGTTTTGCTGATGGATATTAAAGGGGATCTGAGTGGTATTGGTGCGGCAGGTGTTGCCAATGACAAGATCACCGAACGTTGTCAGAAGCTGGCCATTGAATTTAAACCAGAAGCCTATCCCATCGAGTTTTTAACGCTGAGCCAGGAGAAAGGCACCCGCCTGAGGGCCACGGTAACGGAGTTTGGGCCGGTATTGTTTTCCAAAATCCTGGAGCTGAATGACACACAGGGCGGTTTTGTGGCCATGATCTTTAAATATTGCGACGATAATAAATTGCCGCTGCTGGACCTGAAGGATTTTATCAAGGTGTTGCAGTACGTAAGCGATGAAGGAAAAGCGGAATTGGAGAAGACCTATGGGAAGATTTCGACCACGTCTACCGGCACTATTTTAAGAAAGGTGATCGAATTGCAGCAGCAGGGTGCGGACCTGTTCTTTGGGGAACGGAGTTTTGATGTGGAAGACCTGATGCGTGTAAGTGATGACGGGCGTGGGATGATCTCTGTTGTGCGGGTCACAGATCTGCAGGACCGTCCCAAACTGTTTTCAACTTTTATGCTGCAGCTCCTGGCAGAGTTGTATGCCACCCTGCCCGAAGTAGGAGATCCGGATAAACCCAAGCTGGTATTGTTTATTGATGAGGCACACCTGATCTTTAACGAGGCCAGTTCCGCATTGCTCAACCAGCTGGAAACCATTGTAAAACTGATCCGCTCCAAAGGCGTTGGTGTATTTTTCTGTACGCAGAATCCCATGGATGTTCCGGCTTCCATACTGGCACAGCTGGGTCTGAAAGTTCAGCATGCCCTGAGGGCTTTTACTGCAGCGGATCGCAAAGTGATCAAGCAAACGGCGGAGAATTATCCACTGAGCACTTTTTATAAAACAGATGAGCTGTTGACGCAGGTGGGCATCGGGGAGGCCCTGGTTACGATGCTCAATGAAAAAGGTGTACCAACCCCGCTGGTACATTGTATGGTGCGGGCACCTCAAAGCCGGATGGATGTTTTAACAGATGCAGAGATCGACAGCATCACCGCAAAATCAAAGATTGCATCGCACTACAACGAAGTGATCGACAATGAAAGCGCCTATGAGATACTGACACAAAAGCTCAATGAGGCTGCCGAAAAAGGCGCAGCGGCGGCGGAAGAGAATACCACGAAACGTCGCGCGGCGGAAGAAAAAGGATTCTTTGATAACCCTATTGTTAAAAGCGTGGCACGTACCGCAGGCAATACCATCGTGCGCTCCCTGCTGGGGGCCATCGGCCTGGGTGGCAGGAAGAAGAAATTCTTTTAG
- the kbl gene encoding glycine C-acetyltransferase, translated as MNENFAKRIGAEVEEIKTSGLYKTERIIESAQGAEIQVNGKTVINFCANNYLGLSSHPDVIKAAHETIDVRGYGMSSVRFICGTQDIHKELEQKISAFLGTEDTILYAAAFDANGGVFEPLFSDQDAIISDALNHASIIDGVRLCKAQRYRYEHNNMEDLEVKLKEASGARSRIIVTDGSFSMDGTIAQLDKIVELAEKYDAVIMIDECHSSGFLGKTGRGTHEYRGVMGKIDIITGTLGKALGGASGGFTSGRKAVIDMLRQKSRPYLFSNTLAPSIVGGSIAVLDMLSSSTQLRDKLEFNTKYFREKMTAAGFDIKPGDHPIVPIMLYDAVLAADFAAKLLEEGIYVIGFFFPVVPKGQARIRVQLSAGHESEHLDKAIAAFTKVGKELGVLK; from the coding sequence ATGAACGAGAATTTTGCAAAACGCATCGGAGCCGAGGTGGAGGAAATAAAAACTTCCGGTTTGTATAAAACCGAACGCATCATCGAAAGCGCACAGGGTGCGGAAATACAGGTGAATGGTAAGACGGTTATTAATTTCTGTGCAAACAATTACCTGGGGCTGTCATCGCACCCGGATGTGATCAAAGCCGCACATGAAACCATTGATGTCCGTGGCTACGGAATGAGCAGCGTGCGCTTTATCTGCGGAACGCAGGACATTCATAAGGAACTGGAGCAAAAGATATCCGCATTCCTGGGCACTGAGGACACCATTTTATACGCGGCTGCTTTTGATGCCAATGGCGGTGTTTTTGAACCGCTGTTCAGCGATCAGGACGCTATTATATCCGATGCGCTGAATCATGCAAGCATTATCGATGGAGTACGGCTTTGTAAAGCACAGCGCTACCGGTACGAACATAATAATATGGAAGACCTGGAAGTAAAGCTGAAAGAGGCTTCCGGCGCCCGCAGCCGTATCATTGTAACCGACGGTTCTTTCAGTATGGATGGTACCATTGCCCAGCTGGACAAGATCGTGGAGCTGGCAGAGAAATATGACGCCGTGATCATGATCGATGAATGCCATTCTTCCGGATTCCTGGGAAAGACCGGTCGCGGCACCCATGAGTACCGCGGTGTAATGGGAAAGATCGACATCATTACCGGAACGCTGGGGAAGGCGCTGGGCGGTGCTTCCGGCGGATTTACCTCCGGCAGGAAAGCGGTCATCGATATGCTGCGTCAGAAATCAAGACCCTATCTGTTCAGCAATACCCTGGCGCCCTCCATTGTGGGCGGATCCATCGCTGTGCTGGATATGCTTTCTTCTTCCACGCAACTGCGGGATAAGCTGGAATTCAACACAAAATATTTCCGCGAAAAAATGACCGCGGCCGGCTTTGATATCAAGCCAGGCGATCATCCCATTGTACCCATTATGCTGTATGACGCGGTTCTGGCGGCCGACTTCGCAGCAAAACTGCTGGAAGAAGGGATCTATGTGATCGGGTTCTTCTTTCCCGTGGTGCCCAAGGGGCAGGCGCGGATAAGAGTGCAGCTGAGTGCCGGTCATGAATCGGAACACCTGGATAAAGCGATCGCGGCCTTTACCAAAGTGGGGAAAGAACTGGGTGTACTGAAATAA
- a CDS encoding YceI family protein — protein sequence MATWTIDPMHSEIGFKVRHLVISNVSGKFNSFEGTVTADKEDFSDAKVTFSADIDSISTGPAQRDEHLKGPDFFDAANHPKLTFESTGITPKSSDEFEMTGDLTIRGVKKNVTLTVELGGIGPNAYGQTIAGFELNGKINRKDFGLSWSAVTETGGVVVGDDVKLHINAELVKQA from the coding sequence ATGGCTACATGGACAATCGATCCGATGCATTCGGAAATAGGTTTTAAAGTAAGACACCTGGTAATCTCAAACGTATCCGGGAAGTTCAACAGCTTTGAAGGTACTGTTACTGCAGACAAGGAGGATTTCAGTGATGCAAAAGTGACCTTTAGTGCAGATATAGACAGCATCTCCACCGGACCCGCACAACGTGACGAACATTTAAAAGGACCCGATTTTTTTGACGCAGCTAACCACCCTAAGTTAACTTTTGAGTCGACCGGCATTACGCCCAAAAGCAGTGATGAATTTGAAATGACAGGAGACCTGACCATTCGCGGAGTGAAAAAGAACGTAACCCTTACAGTAGAGCTGGGTGGTATCGGACCCAATGCATATGGCCAGACCATTGCAGGTTTTGAACTGAACGGGAAGATCAACCGTAAGGACTTTGGCCTGAGCTGGAGTGCGGTTACCGAGACCGGAGGTGTTGTGGTAGGTGATGATGTGAAATTGCATATCAACGCTGAACTGGTAAAACAGGCATAG
- a CDS encoding aspartyl protease family protein, protein MVRLLLLCICFQCCVFSVKAQEEFIDPPSKPLVTIPFIQFTGGVIVFRALLDDFKDSLTFILDTGSGGISLDSTTVKTLGLEPGPPERIIRGIGGVRKVGFLKNRVLQVGDYKIDSLNFHVIDYEVLTSLYGQKIDGIIGYSVLSRYILKINYEKQEISFCTPGIIKYPKGGYLMRPYIRMLPYSRATIDDNRKRGFNYLFDLGAGLTVLFSDDFMNDSSFLKTKRRRFLKQGEGLGGRVDMYLTVMKSLRVGPYKFRNVPVNIFSDEYNVTSYPSLGGLIGNEIFRRFNVILNYDKQQIHLTPNRFFYTPFDYAYSGIELYLVNGAAVTGKIPPGSPAEKAGLREGDEILAINNRFGLQLDDLKQALQSTYGKVKIIYKRNGELSSTVMNVINITRK, encoded by the coding sequence ATGGTACGGTTGCTTCTACTCTGCATATGCTTTCAATGCTGCGTTTTTTCTGTAAAAGCCCAGGAGGAATTTATTGACCCTCCCAGCAAACCTCTTGTTACCATTCCATTCATACAATTTACCGGAGGGGTAATCGTATTCCGAGCGCTTCTGGATGATTTTAAGGACTCGCTTACATTTATCCTGGATACCGGAAGCGGGGGAATTTCGCTGGATTCCACAACGGTAAAAACGCTTGGGCTGGAGCCCGGTCCGCCGGAGCGTATCATCCGCGGGATCGGCGGTGTACGAAAGGTAGGGTTTTTAAAGAACCGGGTGCTGCAGGTGGGGGATTATAAGATCGACAGTCTTAATTTTCATGTTATCGATTACGAAGTGCTTACCTCTTTATATGGTCAGAAAATTGACGGGATCATCGGATACTCTGTTCTGAGCCGTTATATTCTAAAGATCAACTATGAAAAACAGGAGATCAGCTTTTGTACTCCCGGTATCATAAAGTATCCCAAAGGCGGCTACCTGATGCGGCCTTACATAAGAATGCTGCCGTATTCACGGGCAACGATCGATGATAACCGGAAGCGGGGTTTTAATTACCTTTTTGATCTGGGTGCCGGTCTTACGGTTTTATTTTCAGACGACTTTATGAATGACAGCAGTTTTTTAAAAACAAAACGCCGGAGGTTTTTAAAACAGGGAGAGGGACTGGGGGGAAGAGTGGATATGTATCTGACCGTAATGAAATCGCTGCGTGTAGGGCCGTATAAATTCAGGAATGTTCCGGTAAATATTTTTAGTGATGAGTACAATGTTACTTCTTATCCCTCGCTGGGCGGACTGATCGGGAACGAGATTTTCAGAAGGTTTAATGTGATCCTGAATTACGATAAACAACAGATCCACCTTACCCCCAACCGCTTTTTTTATACACCTTTTGACTATGCGTATTCCGGTATCGAGTTATACCTGGTCAATGGTGCGGCTGTTACCGGAAAGATCCCGCCCGGCTCACCTGCAGAAAAAGCGGGACTGCGGGAAGGCGATGAGATCCTTGCCATCAACAACAGGTTCGGATTGCAGCTGGATGATCTGAAGCAGGCGCTTCAATCTACATACGGCAAGGTAAAGATCATTTACAAACGCAACGGGGAATTGTCGTCTACGGTAATGAATGTTATTAATATCACCCGGAAATAA